Proteins from one Pseudomonas grandcourensis genomic window:
- the tssG gene encoding type VI secretion system baseplate subunit TssG, producing MATPSRHATVPLSLSQRLRRDPQGFELLQALLLLEREHPQAESLGSGTAPQAEALRLRGPLTPLFAASEIESLTQEPGQQPVLSTPVFGLGGPDGPLPYAYQEWLQQRARAKDYAPAEFLDLFQHRLLSLLYKVMRKHRIAVGFTVPGASAVQSQLRALTGLLPKALRERQAVPDCAVLACSALFADGRRSLAGFAAIVREQFELPVELSAYEGAWREIPPASRSRMIPGGRNLQLGRTAVAGTRVWDEHAGIRLTLGPLTSAQAARFLPDGESHPVLASLSALYFGPDLDCTLVLLVRGAGPIKLGRQAPPLLSWNGGLQRQTSLAVQRIETRLRQLEIT from the coding sequence ATGGCAACCCCAAGCCGGCATGCCACTGTCCCTCTGAGCCTGAGCCAACGACTGCGCCGGGATCCCCAAGGGTTCGAACTGTTGCAGGCACTGTTGCTGCTCGAGCGCGAACATCCGCAAGCCGAATCTCTGGGCAGCGGCACCGCCCCGCAAGCGGAAGCACTGCGCCTGCGCGGCCCGTTGACGCCGCTGTTTGCCGCCAGCGAAATCGAAAGCCTGACCCAGGAGCCCGGCCAGCAACCGGTCCTCAGTACCCCGGTGTTCGGCCTCGGCGGTCCCGACGGCCCGCTGCCCTACGCCTATCAGGAATGGTTGCAGCAACGCGCGCGGGCCAAGGATTACGCGCCCGCTGAATTTCTCGATCTGTTTCAGCATCGGCTGCTGAGCCTTTTGTACAAAGTGATGCGCAAACACCGGATTGCCGTGGGGTTCACCGTCCCCGGTGCCTCAGCGGTGCAGTCGCAGTTGCGGGCCCTGACCGGGTTGCTGCCCAAAGCCTTGCGCGAGCGTCAGGCCGTACCTGATTGTGCCGTGCTGGCGTGCAGCGCGCTGTTCGCCGATGGGCGCCGCTCCCTCGCCGGTTTCGCCGCCATCGTGCGTGAGCAATTCGAACTGCCGGTTGAACTCAGCGCCTACGAAGGTGCCTGGCGCGAGATCCCGCCCGCCAGTCGCAGCCGCATGATCCCCGGCGGCCGCAACCTGCAACTGGGTCGCACGGCAGTGGCCGGTACCCGGGTCTGGGATGAACATGCCGGCATCCGCCTGACCCTTGGCCCGCTGACCTCTGCCCAGGCGGCGCGGTTCCTGCCCGATGGCGAGTCCCACCCGGTGCTGGCCAGCCTCAGCGCACTGTATTTTGGCCCGGACCTGGATTGCACCCTGGTGCTGCTGGTGCGCGGTGCCGGCCCAATCAAACTCGGTCGCCAGGCGCCGCCACTGCTCAGCTGGAATGGCGGCCTGCAACGCCAGACCAGCCTGGCGGTGCAACGCATCGAAACCCGTCTTCGTCAGCTGGAGATCACCTGA
- the tssK gene encoding type VI secretion system baseplate subunit TssK: MSLLPDAVCWHEGMQLLPQHFQLQGLRAEALVAHFAQACNPWFWGVNRVEFDPGALSAGLVRLLDLQATLPDGLPINLQVGVGPALELDVSEAVNASENATVTVYLAVSPLWRAGQLLPLKGRLQSVIGDALPDLTSGEYPESITVWRPNPRLCTQLNKADSICLPLLKIRKEGGGFLSLPYTPPTPCLLPESVLGRRVAGLCARAREKCMFLAGRLRQAQQAGNQDDALEIRRQLTALWARLPEVEGMLNSRLATPQALHGLLLGLAGAWSALDPLAGVPPFAPLDFLELQRGYEPVLDWLETTLELIRAGYRSLPFERSEQSFSIQLPDDQPSQRLVIGLRMPNGSSEQAAGEWLSGAIIASAPHVPLLSRQRMSGLPHEAMSRNEQVAYSVGDDTRLFVVTAEGQWFDGQLPLLIVAPAAKPASSPWQVVLFVAQAGESA, translated from the coding sequence ATGAGCCTGTTACCTGACGCGGTTTGCTGGCACGAGGGCATGCAATTGCTGCCCCAGCATTTTCAGTTGCAAGGGCTGCGAGCGGAGGCGTTGGTGGCGCATTTTGCCCAGGCCTGCAATCCATGGTTCTGGGGTGTCAATCGGGTCGAGTTCGACCCCGGCGCATTGAGTGCCGGACTGGTGCGGTTGCTCGATCTGCAAGCAACGCTGCCCGACGGTTTGCCGATCAATCTGCAAGTGGGTGTCGGGCCGGCGCTGGAGCTCGATGTCAGCGAAGCGGTCAACGCTTCGGAAAACGCTACGGTTACTGTGTACTTGGCCGTCAGCCCGTTATGGCGTGCCGGTCAATTGCTGCCGCTCAAGGGCCGGCTGCAATCGGTGATCGGCGATGCGTTGCCGGATTTGACCAGCGGTGAGTACCCCGAGTCGATCACGGTATGGCGTCCGAATCCGCGGTTGTGCACGCAACTGAACAAGGCCGACTCAATCTGTTTGCCACTGCTGAAAATCCGCAAGGAGGGTGGTGGTTTCCTTTCGCTGCCCTACACACCGCCCACGCCGTGCCTGCTGCCCGAGTCGGTGCTGGGTCGCCGGGTGGCCGGGCTGTGTGCCAGAGCGCGGGAGAAATGCATGTTCCTGGCCGGCCGTCTGCGCCAGGCGCAACAGGCCGGCAATCAAGACGATGCGCTGGAAATCCGTCGACAACTGACGGCGCTCTGGGCGCGCCTGCCGGAGGTCGAGGGGATGCTGAACAGCCGATTGGCCACCCCACAGGCATTGCACGGTTTGTTGCTCGGGCTGGCCGGTGCCTGGTCCGCGCTGGACCCTTTGGCCGGGGTTCCACCGTTCGCCCCCCTGGATTTTCTCGAGCTGCAGCGCGGTTATGAACCGGTCCTGGACTGGCTCGAAACAACCCTCGAGTTGATCCGCGCCGGCTATCGCAGCCTGCCGTTCGAACGCAGCGAGCAGAGCTTCTCGATTCAACTGCCGGACGATCAACCGAGCCAGCGTCTGGTCATCGGTTTGCGCATGCCCAACGGCAGCAGCGAACAGGCGGCCGGCGAATGGCTGAGCGGCGCGATCATCGCCTCGGCGCCGCATGTTCCCTTGCTCAGTCGCCAGCGCATGAGCGGTTTGCCCCATGAGGCGATGAGCCGTAACGAGCAAGTGGCCTACAGCGTCGGCGACGACACGCGGTTGTTTGTGGTGACGGCCGAGGGTCAATGGTTCGACGGGCAATTGCCGTTGCTGATTGTCGCGCCGGCCGCCAAGCCGGCTAGCAGCCCATGGCAAGTGGTGTTGTTTGTGGCACAGGCCGGTGAAAGTGCCTGA
- the tssC gene encoding type VI secretion system contractile sheath large subunit, with protein MPASASANTSESTTQSLSLLDRIIAEGRMAHDDSQQDYARDMLAEFATQVLDEGMAIDKDTVAMINDRISQIDQLISAQLNEVLHHPELQKIEASWRGLHLLVQNTETSSRLKLRLLNVTQKELQNDLEKAVEFDQSALFKKIYEEEYGTFGGHPFSLLVGDYTFGRHPQDIGLLEKLSNVAAAAHAPFIAAASPRLFDMNSFTELAVPRDLSKVFESQELIKWRAFRESEDSRYVSLVLPHFLLRLPYGPDTSPVEGINYVEDVNGSDHGKYLWGNAAWALSQRITEAFAKYGWCAAIRGAEGGGAVEGLPAHTFRTTSGDLSLKCPTEVAITDRREKELNDLGFIALCHKKNSDVAVFFGGQTTNKSKLYNTNEANANARISAMLPYVLAASRFAHYLKVIMRDKVGSFMTRDNVQTYLNNWIADYVLINDNAPQEIKAQYPLREARVDVTEVAGKPGAYKATVFLRPHFQLEELTASIRLVATLPPPVAA; from the coding sequence ATGCCCGCTTCAGCCAGCGCCAACACCAGTGAAAGCACCACGCAAAGCCTGTCCCTGCTAGACCGCATCATCGCCGAAGGCCGCATGGCCCACGACGATAGCCAGCAGGACTATGCCCGCGACATGCTCGCGGAGTTCGCCACCCAGGTCCTCGACGAAGGCATGGCCATCGACAAGGACACCGTGGCGATGATCAACGATCGCATCAGCCAGATCGACCAGTTGATCAGCGCACAACTCAACGAGGTGCTGCACCACCCCGAGCTACAGAAAATCGAAGCCTCCTGGCGCGGCCTGCACCTGTTGGTGCAAAACACCGAAACCAGTTCCCGGTTGAAATTGCGCCTGCTCAACGTCACCCAGAAAGAGCTGCAGAACGATCTGGAAAAGGCCGTCGAGTTCGACCAGAGCGCGCTGTTCAAAAAGATCTACGAAGAGGAATACGGCACCTTCGGTGGCCACCCCTTCAGCCTGCTCGTCGGTGACTACACCTTCGGCCGGCACCCGCAGGACATCGGCCTGCTGGAAAAACTGTCGAACGTCGCCGCCGCAGCCCACGCGCCGTTCATTGCCGCCGCCAGTCCCCGACTGTTCGACATGAACAGCTTCACCGAACTGGCCGTGCCCCGTGACCTGTCGAAAGTGTTCGAGAGCCAGGAACTGATCAAGTGGCGCGCCTTCCGCGAAAGCGAAGACTCTCGCTACGTCTCGCTGGTGCTGCCGCATTTCCTGCTGCGGTTGCCTTATGGCCCGGACACCTCGCCGGTGGAAGGCATCAATTATGTCGAGGACGTCAACGGCAGCGACCACGGCAAATACCTGTGGGGCAACGCCGCCTGGGCCTTGTCGCAACGCATCACCGAAGCCTTCGCCAAATACGGCTGGTGCGCGGCGATTCGCGGAGCTGAAGGCGGCGGCGCGGTCGAAGGCTTGCCGGCCCACACCTTCCGCACCACCTCCGGCGACCTGTCGCTCAAGTGCCCGACCGAAGTGGCCATCACCGACCGCCGGGAAAAAGAGCTCAACGACCTGGGGTTCATCGCCCTGTGCCACAAGAAAAACAGCGACGTGGCCGTGTTCTTCGGCGGCCAGACCACCAACAAGTCCAAGCTCTACAACACCAACGAGGCCAACGCCAACGCGCGGATTTCGGCGATGCTGCCGTACGTGCTCGCGGCCTCGCGTTTCGCGCATTACCTGAAGGTGATCATGCGCGACAAGGTCGGCAGTTTCATGACCCGCGACAACGTGCAGACCTACCTCAACAACTGGATCGCCGACTACGTTCTGATCAACGACAACGCGCCGCAGGAGATCAAGGCGCAGTACCCGTTGCGTGAAGCGCGGGTCGATGTGACGGAAGTCGCGGGCAAGCCGGGTGCCTACAAGGCCACGGTATTCCTGCGGCCACACTTCCAGCTTGAGGAGCTGACCGCCTCGATCCGCCTGGTGGCCACCCTGCCGCCACCGGTCGCCGCCTGA
- a CDS encoding type VI secretion protein, producing the protein MCARFFAFALFLTLSGCSFFGPRVDLDNLTLDVAPKANDDTPIAVDFIAVNDPDLLKQLSGITARQWFAERDQYQRDYRQLMTVWGLELVPGQFIDKQPFPLGGKRATGLLVFASYNTPGAHRLRLDDQSDAWLKFDSREMTLVSNTPQ; encoded by the coding sequence TTGTGTGCACGTTTTTTTGCATTCGCCCTGTTCCTGACCCTCTCCGGGTGCTCGTTTTTCGGGCCTCGGGTGGACCTCGATAACCTGACCCTGGACGTCGCGCCGAAGGCCAACGACGACACGCCGATTGCCGTGGATTTCATCGCCGTCAATGATCCGGATCTGCTCAAGCAGTTGTCGGGCATCACGGCGCGGCAGTGGTTCGCCGAGCGCGATCAATACCAGCGCGACTACCGGCAACTGATGACGGTTTGGGGGCTGGAGCTGGTGCCCGGCCAGTTCATCGACAAACAACCCTTCCCGCTGGGGGGCAAGCGGGCAACTGGACTTTTGGTCTTCGCCAGCTATAACACTCCCGGAGCACACCGGTTACGGCTCGATGACCAGAGCGATGCCTGGCTCAAGTTCGACAGTCGCGAGATGACGCTGGTCAGCAATACTCCGCAGTGA
- the tssB gene encoding type VI secretion system contractile sheath small subunit, giving the protein MAESTQHKLDRVRPPRVQITYDVEIGNAIEKKELPLVVGILADLSGKPLEPLPKLNERRFTEIDRDNFNEVLASIAPRATLQVTNTLTGDDSKLNIELNFKHIDDFDPVKVVEQVTPLRRLFEARQRLRDLLTKLDGNDDLDKLLRDVIANTEGLQEIKSARPDTAAPAGDSEAPAEPQA; this is encoded by the coding sequence ATGGCCGAAAGTACTCAGCACAAGCTCGACAGGGTCCGCCCACCCCGGGTGCAAATCACCTACGACGTCGAAATCGGCAACGCCATCGAGAAAAAAGAACTGCCGTTGGTCGTCGGTATTCTGGCCGACCTTTCCGGCAAGCCGCTCGAGCCCCTTCCCAAGCTCAATGAACGACGCTTCACCGAGATCGACCGCGACAACTTCAACGAAGTGCTCGCCTCGATTGCCCCCCGCGCCACCTTGCAAGTCACCAACACCCTCACTGGCGACGACAGCAAGCTCAACATCGAACTCAACTTCAAGCACATCGACGACTTCGACCCGGTGAAGGTCGTCGAACAAGTGACCCCGCTGCGGCGCCTCTTCGAAGCGCGTCAGCGTCTGCGCGACCTGCTGACCAAGCTCGACGGTAACGATGACCTGGACAAACTGCTGCGCGACGTCATCGCTAATACCGAAGGCCTGCAAGAGATCAAGTCTGCCCGTCCGGATACCGCCGCCCCCGCAGGCGACAGCGAAGCACCGGCCGAACCGCAAGCCTGA
- the tssH gene encoding type VI secretion system ATPase TssH yields the protein MELASLIGRLNPDNRRALERAAQRCLQRGHHYVEIEHLLLELLDIEGGDFAYLLPRFGLERDALTAEINKALELFKSGSTRTPALSSHTTGLLEDAVVQASVLGLESIRSGLLLLALIDRDERRSLLLNSASSLLKIPREALRSNLLEWTENSREHVGGKRTVSAGSPAPKQDSVLEQFTQDLTADAHAGCIDPIVGRDGEIRQCIDILLRRRQNNPILVGAPGVGKTAVVEGLALRIAAGDVPPSLQEVSLRVLDLGLLQAGAGVKGEFEQRLKGVIDAVRSAEKPIILFIDEAHTLIGAGGAEGGSDAANLLKPALARGELRTLAATTWLEYKKYFEKDPALARRFQLVQVEEPDETTAVEMLRGVAAKLEQHHGVQVLDAAIHEAVKLSHRYISGRQLPDKAISVLDTACARVALGQHDVPPPLESLRHRQNSLKDEVERLRREQATGLDHRERITLLETESVANVQAIRELEVRWNEERVAVRELLETRSELLTLSERADSDKPDEAIDSRIDHLAAELVRLEAGLDAIRQDDPLVPEQVDAKTVAAVIAGWTGIPVGKMLADEAHAVRTLGQRMGLRVMGQSIALGTIAQRLQAYRAGLTDPQKPVGVFLLVGPTGVGKTETAYALADALYGGERNLISINLSEYQEAHTVSQLKGAPPGYVGYGSGGVLTEAVRRKPYSVVLLDEIEKAHPDVLEAFYNVFDKGVMEDGTGLVVDFKNTVMLATSNVGAELLLDTPVAQLGTDTFNEALHKVLLQAFRPAFLARMTVVAYRPLDEATLEGIVLAKLEKLRGRYKAATGKQFEFDAGIVQAVLAKCSAAGARDVENVLMTQVTGKLAEWVLE from the coding sequence ATGGAACTGGCCAGCCTGATCGGACGCCTCAATCCGGACAACCGCCGCGCCCTGGAGCGGGCCGCACAACGCTGTCTGCAGCGAGGCCACCACTACGTTGAAATCGAACACCTGCTGCTGGAGTTGCTGGACATCGAGGGCGGAGACTTCGCTTATCTGCTGCCGCGCTTCGGCCTGGAGCGCGACGCCTTGACGGCGGAAATCAACAAAGCGCTGGAGCTCTTCAAGTCCGGCAGCACGCGCACTCCGGCATTGTCGTCGCACACCACCGGGTTGCTCGAAGACGCGGTGGTGCAGGCCAGTGTGCTGGGGCTGGAGAGCATTCGCTCAGGGTTGCTGCTACTTGCCTTGATCGACCGTGACGAGCGCCGCAGCCTGTTGCTCAACAGCGCGTCATCACTGTTGAAGATTCCCCGGGAGGCTTTGCGCAGCAACCTGCTGGAATGGACCGAAAACTCTCGCGAGCACGTCGGCGGTAAACGTACGGTGAGTGCCGGCAGCCCGGCACCGAAACAGGACTCCGTTCTGGAGCAGTTCACCCAGGACCTGACCGCCGACGCCCACGCCGGGTGCATCGACCCCATCGTCGGCCGCGACGGCGAGATTCGCCAATGCATCGACATCCTGCTGCGCCGTCGGCAGAACAATCCGATTCTGGTTGGCGCTCCGGGCGTGGGCAAGACCGCCGTGGTCGAAGGCCTGGCCCTGCGCATCGCGGCCGGTGATGTGCCGCCGTCCTTGCAGGAAGTCAGCTTGCGTGTGCTCGATCTCGGCCTGCTGCAGGCCGGCGCCGGGGTCAAGGGCGAGTTCGAACAACGTCTCAAAGGGGTGATCGACGCCGTACGCAGCGCGGAAAAACCGATCATCTTGTTCATCGACGAAGCCCACACCCTGATCGGTGCCGGAGGTGCGGAAGGCGGCAGCGACGCGGCCAACCTGCTCAAACCGGCGCTGGCCCGTGGCGAGTTGCGCACCCTGGCCGCCACCACGTGGCTGGAGTACAAAAAATACTTCGAGAAAGACCCGGCCCTCGCCCGCCGTTTTCAACTGGTGCAAGTCGAGGAACCGGACGAAACCACTGCGGTGGAAATGCTCCGCGGGGTTGCCGCCAAACTCGAACAGCACCACGGCGTGCAAGTGCTCGACGCGGCCATCCACGAAGCGGTGAAACTGTCCCACCGCTACATCTCCGGGCGCCAGTTGCCGGACAAAGCCATCAGCGTGCTCGACACCGCCTGCGCCCGGGTCGCCCTCGGTCAGCACGATGTGCCGCCACCGCTGGAAAGCCTGCGTCACCGGCAGAACAGCCTCAAGGACGAAGTCGAACGCCTGCGCCGCGAACAGGCTACCGGGCTCGATCACCGCGAGCGCATCACCCTGCTTGAAACCGAATCCGTGGCGAATGTGCAAGCGATCCGCGAACTGGAAGTGCGCTGGAATGAAGAACGGGTTGCGGTGCGCGAACTGCTGGAAACCCGCAGTGAATTGCTGACCTTGAGCGAACGCGCCGACAGCGACAAACCGGACGAAGCCATCGACAGCCGCATCGACCATCTGGCCGCCGAACTGGTGCGCCTGGAAGCCGGACTCGACGCCATTCGCCAGGACGATCCACTGGTGCCGGAACAGGTCGATGCAAAAACCGTCGCCGCTGTCATCGCCGGCTGGACCGGCATCCCGGTCGGCAAAATGCTCGCCGACGAAGCCCACGCCGTGCGCACCCTCGGCCAGCGCATGGGGTTACGCGTCATGGGCCAAAGCATCGCGCTGGGTACCATCGCCCAGCGCCTGCAGGCTTACCGCGCCGGCCTCACCGACCCGCAAAAACCGGTCGGCGTGTTTCTGCTGGTCGGCCCTACGGGCGTCGGTAAAACCGAAACCGCTTACGCCTTGGCCGACGCACTGTATGGCGGCGAACGCAACCTGATCAGCATCAACCTCTCGGAATACCAGGAAGCCCACACCGTCAGCCAACTCAAGGGCGCCCCGCCCGGTTACGTCGGTTATGGCAGTGGCGGCGTACTGACTGAAGCGGTACGGCGCAAACCCTATTCGGTGGTTCTGCTGGATGAAATCGAGAAGGCCCATCCGGATGTGCTCGAAGCCTTCTACAACGTGTTCGACAAAGGCGTGATGGAAGACGGCACCGGATTGGTGGTGGACTTCAAAAACACTGTGATGCTCGCCACCAGTAACGTGGGCGCCGAACTGTTGCTCGACACACCGGTGGCACAACTTGGAACCGATACCTTTAACGAAGCCTTGCACAAGGTTCTGCTGCAAGCCTTCCGCCCGGCGTTTCTCGCGCGCATGACCGTGGTCGCTTATCGACCGCTGGATGAGGCGACGCTGGAAGGGATTGTGTTGGCGAAGCTGGAGAAATTGCGCGGGAGGTATAAGGCCGCGACCGGAAAGCAGTTCGAGTTCGATGCCGGGATTGTGCAGGCGGTGTTGGCCAAGTGCAGTGCTGCCGGGGCTCGGGATGTCGAGAATGTTTTGATGACGCAGGTGACGGGGAAGTTGGCGGAGTGGGTGTTGGAGTGA
- the tssF gene encoding type VI secretion system baseplate subunit TssF, producing the protein MSDSIDPQLLDYYQRELTWLRHAGGIFAERYPKVARRLELSPDECPDPHVERLLEGFALLAARLQRRLDDDYAEFSDALLEQLYPLAMRPLPSCAIVQFQPDPSKGNLDGGYPLPRDTPLFVTTGKGESIHFRTSAPVRLWPVEITEALLLGSDEAQALTGVVQARSALRLGLRCLGDSQWSTLGIEQLRVHLCASPVVNACLYDLLGAHAVKVLAGPVGSVPKALVGLPQIVGFASDEGLLPDEDGVHPGMRLLAEYFAFADKFNFFDLPLASAASDSQALYLYIIFDRAPTNRLHLQASDLALGCTPVINLFPRTSEPLRPDGTRSEYRLVADSHRENSVEIHSIRAMRATSSRGVQRVPAYYGSQHGGTDKQCYWHARRVSGMTPNRLGTDLLVSLVDTRFDPLSEAVDYSLTAELLCTNRHLAQSLPAGTPLGFERPGPVAWARLRNPPSPQSVPRLDGESRWRLVSQLTLNHLSLVEGPQALDALKEILQLHNLRDEASAWRQIEGLLSLGCERVIAHVGEDAWRGWRNGLEVRLQLDPQHFVGSSAVLFSAVLAQFFSLYATANRFVRTVLVQSDREVKTWQPQAGMPLSL; encoded by the coding sequence ATGAGCGACTCGATTGACCCGCAACTGCTCGATTACTACCAGCGGGAACTGACCTGGCTGCGCCATGCCGGCGGCATTTTCGCCGAGCGCTACCCCAAGGTGGCCAGGCGGCTGGAGTTGTCCCCCGACGAATGCCCCGACCCCCACGTCGAACGGCTGCTTGAGGGGTTCGCACTGCTGGCCGCCCGCCTGCAACGCCGGCTCGATGACGACTACGCCGAGTTCAGCGATGCCCTGCTCGAACAACTCTATCCATTGGCGATGCGCCCGCTGCCGTCCTGCGCGATCGTGCAGTTCCAGCCGGACCCGAGCAAAGGCAATCTCGACGGCGGCTACCCGTTGCCTCGCGACACGCCGCTGTTCGTCACCACCGGCAAAGGCGAAAGCATCCACTTTCGCACCAGTGCACCCGTGCGTCTGTGGCCGGTGGAAATCACCGAGGCGTTGCTGCTGGGCAGCGATGAAGCCCAGGCCCTGACCGGCGTTGTCCAGGCGCGTTCGGCGTTGCGACTCGGCTTGCGCTGCCTCGGTGACAGCCAGTGGTCAACGCTGGGCATCGAACAGTTGCGCGTCCACCTGTGTGCGTCCCCGGTGGTCAACGCCTGCCTCTACGATCTGCTCGGCGCCCATGCCGTGAAGGTCCTGGCCGGCCCCGTCGGCAGCGTGCCGAAAGCCCTTGTCGGGCTGCCGCAGATCGTCGGTTTTGCCAGCGATGAAGGGTTGCTGCCGGACGAGGATGGCGTGCACCCCGGCATGCGCCTGCTCGCCGAGTACTTTGCCTTCGCGGACAAATTCAACTTCTTCGACCTGCCACTGGCGAGCGCCGCCAGCGACAGTCAGGCGCTTTACCTGTACATCATCTTCGACCGCGCCCCGACCAATCGCCTGCACCTTCAGGCCAGCGATCTTGCACTGGGCTGCACGCCGGTGATCAATCTGTTCCCGCGAACCTCAGAGCCACTGCGCCCGGACGGAACCCGCAGCGAATACCGCCTGGTCGCCGACAGCCACCGGGAAAACAGCGTCGAGATCCATAGCATCCGGGCAATGCGCGCCACGTCCAGTCGCGGGGTTCAGCGAGTTCCGGCCTATTACGGCAGCCAACATGGCGGCACCGATAAACAGTGCTACTGGCATGCCCGACGTGTCAGCGGCATGACCCCCAATCGTCTAGGCACCGACTTGCTGGTGAGCCTGGTGGACACCCGATTCGACCCGTTGTCCGAGGCCGTCGACTACAGCCTCACCGCTGAACTGCTCTGCACCAATCGGCACCTGGCGCAAAGCCTGCCGGCCGGCACACCGTTAGGCTTTGAACGCCCGGGCCCGGTGGCCTGGGCACGCCTGCGCAACCCGCCCAGCCCGCAAAGTGTGCCGCGACTGGATGGCGAGTCGCGCTGGCGGCTGGTCTCACAACTGACCCTCAATCATTTGTCACTGGTCGAAGGTCCACAGGCGCTGGATGCACTCAAGGAAATCCTCCAGCTGCACAACCTGCGTGACGAGGCCAGCGCCTGGCGGCAAATCGAAGGCCTGCTCAGCCTCGGTTGTGAGCGCGTCATCGCCCATGTCGGCGAAGACGCCTGGCGTGGCTGGCGCAATGGACTGGAAGTGCGCCTGCAACTTGACCCGCAGCATTTCGTCGGCAGCAGCGCGGTGTTGTTTTCAGCGGTGCTTGCGCAGTTCTTTTCACTCTATGCCACCGCTAACCGTTTCGTGCGCACGGTGCTGGTTCAATCAGACAGGGAGGTGAAGACATGGCAACCCCAAGCCGGCATGCCACTGTCCCTCTGA
- a CDS encoding Hcp family type VI secretion system effector, whose amino-acid sequence MDAIILDLGGDIKGDSLLEGYKDKIEVMSYSHNVAMQVTNDVSNSERTSGKPHIGEFTLTKFVDSSTPSLNEYCCAGKPIPEAKVIIGRNAAEGSGQLMPFIIYTLTNVVLSNVSVSGGTGGKPVETLSLNFTKIKWELTAQKDDGTKEGTAASTWDMAANKLVK is encoded by the coding sequence ATGGATGCAATTATTCTCGACCTCGGCGGCGACATCAAAGGCGACAGTCTGCTCGAGGGCTACAAGGACAAGATCGAAGTCATGTCCTACAGCCACAACGTGGCCATGCAGGTGACCAACGACGTCAGCAACTCGGAACGGACCTCCGGCAAGCCGCACATCGGCGAGTTCACGCTGACCAAATTCGTCGACAGCTCCACACCCTCCCTCAACGAATATTGCTGTGCCGGCAAACCGATCCCGGAAGCCAAAGTCATCATCGGCCGCAACGCCGCTGAAGGCAGCGGTCAACTGATGCCGTTCATCATCTACACCCTGACCAACGTGGTGCTGTCCAACGTCAGCGTCAGCGGCGGTACAGGCGGCAAGCCCGTGGAAACCCTGTCGCTGAACTTCACCAAAATCAAATGGGAGCTGACCGCGCAGAAAGACGACGGCACCAAGGAAGGCACGGCCGCCTCGACCTGGGACATGGCCGCCAACAAGCTCGTCAAGTAA
- the tssE gene encoding type VI secretion system baseplate subunit TssE, producing the protein MAGSLLPPLFERLAASEVDTQHVFDLQDLLDSVRTELLRLFNTRRGPRALTSPPSILDYGLADWTALQQQRSDDRRQLVREVREAINHFEPRLKLGEVQVNPVPDHPQQLSIRLLGELRSGQQHWPVAFVIEKASDGLEVRHERLD; encoded by the coding sequence ATGGCAGGCTCCCTCCTCCCGCCGCTGTTCGAGCGACTGGCCGCAAGCGAGGTCGACACGCAACACGTGTTCGACCTCCAGGACCTGCTCGACTCGGTCCGCACGGAACTGTTGCGCCTGTTCAACACCCGACGCGGCCCTCGTGCCCTGACCTCGCCACCGAGCATTCTCGACTACGGCCTCGCTGACTGGACCGCCCTGCAACAGCAGCGTAGCGATGACCGACGGCAGTTGGTGCGGGAAGTGCGCGAGGCCATCAACCATTTCGAACCGCGCCTGAAACTGGGCGAGGTTCAGGTCAATCCAGTCCCCGACCATCCGCAGCAACTGAGCATCCGCCTGCTCGGCGAGTTGCGCAGCGGCCAGCAGCACTGGCCCGTGGCATTTGTCATCGAGAAGGCAAGCGATGGCCTTGAGGTGCGTCATGAGCGACTCGATTGA